GGGTGGCGGATGGACGAGCACGGAACCTGCGGGCATCACGGGCATGGGCAGGACTCTCACGCCCACGGAGAGGAGGCCCACGGCCCCGCCCGGACGGCCGACCTCGTCGCGCGGGCCGAGCGGCTGGCACAGGATCTCGGCCTGCAATTCACGGCCCTGCGCCGCCGCACCCTGGAGGTGGTGGCCGAGGAGGGCCGCCCGCTCGGCGCCTACGACATCGCCGAGCGCCTGAGCGCCCCGGGCAAGCGCGTCGCCGCAGTCTCGGTCTACCGCGCCCTCGACTTCCTGACCGAGCACGGCCTCGTCCACCGCATCGCCAGCCGCAACGCCTTCGTCCCCTGCGAGCACGGCCACGGCGCCGGCGAGAGCGCGGTCTTCCTGATCTGCCGCAGCTGCGGCAGCGTCGACGAGACCATCTCGGCCGAGATCGAGCGCAGCCTGGACCGGACCCTGGCCCAGGCGGGGTTCAAGCCGGCGAGCCGGATCGTCGAGATCGAGGGGGAGTGCGGGGCGTGCCAGGGGCGGGAGGACGCTGGTTGAAGCAATCGCCGACGGTGCGCGACGAGGCGTCCTTGCGCGGCATCCTCGAGACGTTCGTGTTAGAGCATCATTAGGGTGGTACCCCTACGGTGTATCCGATGACGATGGCGGGCGCGCATCCGAGCGCGGCTCGCGGTCCAAGGAGTCGGGACACCCATGATCCACCAGCTCGTCTACTACAGTCGCAACACCGTTCAAGGCGGCGATCGTGCCATGTTGACCAACATGCGCGAGATCCTTTCCATTTCGCAGCGCAATAATAGCCGTGATGGCATCACGGGCTTTCTCATCTTCGACAAGACCTGGTTCGTCCAGATCCTGGAGGGTGAGCGCGCCAAGGTGACGGGGACCTACGACCGGATCGCGCGGGACCCGCGCCACGCCGCCGCGACGGTCATCGACGTACGGGACGTGCCGGGGCGGCTCTTCCCGAACTGGACGATGGGCGGCGCCATGCGCACGCCGGACGTGCAGGAAGTGTATCTTCAGCACGGCTTCGGCGGTCCGCTGGACGCGACCCGGCTCAAATCCGACCAGGTCGTCAGTCTCGCGCTGGATCTCCAGGCTTTCGAAGCAGGCCGCCGGCAGGCGCAGAAGCTCGCGGGCTGATCAGCGCGCGCAGGCGCCTGCTCCGATGGTGGGCAGGTCCGAAACGGAGGAGGGGGCCGTGGCGCCCTCCTCAATACGCGTTCCGGAACGCGCTCCGCGCCACCACCGTCATCACCAGGATCCGCAGGTCGAACCACAACGACCAATTGTCGATGTAGAACAGGTCGTGCTCCACCCTGCGCTGCATGTCGGCATCGGTCAGGGTCTCGCCCCGCAGGCCGTTCACCTGCGCCCAGCCGGTGATCCCCGGCCGCACGTTGTGGCGGCGGGCGTAGAGCGCGATGCGCCGCTCGAAGCTGCGGTCATGGGCGACCGCGTGGGGGCGGGGGCCGACCAGCGACATGTCGCCCCGGATGACGTTGAGGAGCTGGGGCAACTCGTCGAGGTTGGTGCGGCGCAGGAAGCGGCCGATCCGGGTGATGCGGTCGTCGTCCCGGGTCGCCTGGCGGAAGACGGCGCCGGCATCGGAGCGCATGCTGCGGAACTTGAACACCCAGAACGCCTCCTGGTTGAAGCCGTAGCGCTTCTGGCGAAACAGGCTCGGGCCGCGGCTGTCGAGCCGGATCAGGGCCGCGATCAGGAGCAGCAGCGGCGAGAGCGCGACGAGGGCGAGCGACGCCACCAGGAGGTCGAAGGTGCGCTTGGCGGCGATCTCGAACGTCGTGAGGGGCGCGCGGCCGACATTGATGCCGGTTAGCAGGCCGACCCGGCCGAGGCGCACGTCGCTGAACCGGTCCATCACCCGGCCCGGGCGCAGGTGCAGGGCGACCGGCACCCGCAGGAAGGCGTCGACGCAGGCCTCCAGGTCCTCGACCTCGGCCCAGGGCACCAGCACGAACACGTCGTCGGGCCGCAGGAAGCGGACGACCGACACGCTCAGGTCGAGGTCCTCGGCGAGCTGGACCTTCC
This is a stretch of genomic DNA from Methylobacterium sp. 17Sr1-1. It encodes these proteins:
- a CDS encoding Fur family transcriptional regulator, which codes for MDEHGTCGHHGHGQDSHAHGEEAHGPARTADLVARAERLAQDLGLQFTALRRRTLEVVAEEGRPLGAYDIAERLSAPGKRVAAVSVYRALDFLTEHGLVHRIASRNAFVPCEHGHGAGESAVFLICRSCGSVDETISAEIERSLDRTLAQAGFKPASRIVEIEGECGACQGREDAG
- a CDS encoding BLUF domain-containing protein, whose amino-acid sequence is MIHQLVYYSRNTVQGGDRAMLTNMREILSISQRNNSRDGITGFLIFDKTWFVQILEGERAKVTGTYDRIARDPRHAAATVIDVRDVPGRLFPNWTMGGAMRTPDVQEVYLQHGFGGPLDATRLKSDQVVSLALDLQAFEAGRRQAQKLAG
- a CDS encoding undecaprenyl-phosphate glucose phosphotransferase, which gives rise to MRHERFPGDGDAHLADSQLASSEARAVWNALLPRRGRAALRVAIAGGAAAAELAAVAVTGLACETIYHLVSYEREPDLGPPLAVGLFLGLFVVLPNVARGEYSIENYLARAPRFRRTVSLWLCAWAVVLVLGFLSKTTGDHSRVATLTTFLAGLPVLVATRLATVALVRRLITPRSDSARRIHLIGYEEDVASFYATHDTAALGLRVIGVSTLRSAAPGTEPEARKVQLAEDLDLSVSVVRFLRPDDVFVLVPWAEVEDLEACVDAFLRVPVALHLRPGRVMDRFSDVRLGRVGLLTGINVGRAPLTTFEIAAKRTFDLLVASLALVALSPLLLLIAALIRLDSRGPSLFRQKRYGFNQEAFWVFKFRSMRSDAGAVFRQATRDDDRITRIGRFLRRTNLDELPQLLNVIRGDMSLVGPRPHAVAHDRSFERRIALYARRHNVRPGITGWAQVNGLRGETLTDADMQRRVEHDLFYIDNWSLWFDLRILVMTVVARSAFRNAY